A DNA window from Malus domestica chromosome 12, GDT2T_hap1 contains the following coding sequences:
- the LOC139190089 gene encoding uncharacterized protein, which translates to MVPIKLKRSNYLPWHALFAPILRRYKLLGVVDGTDICLPPLLLDQSLNPAFEIWYEKDQNLLIWFNSTISEEVIPFTVGVSSSRDLWLKLEKHFRGVSDAHIHQLRSRLQSIQKGSRQFLIIFNKSRRFLML; encoded by the coding sequence ATGGTGCCTATCAAACTTAAACGCTCCAATTATCTTCCATGGCATGCTTTATTTGCTCCAATTTTGCGCCGATATAAGCTTCTTGGCGTCGTTGATGGCACCGACATCTGTTTGCCGCCTCTTCTTCTTGATCAATCTCTCAATCCTGCCTTTGAGATCTGGTATGAGAAGGATCAGAATCTCCTGATTTGGTTCAATTCCACTATATCTGAAGAAGTGATTCCGTTTACCGTCGGTGTATCGTCGTCTCGGGATCTATGGCTCAAGCTTGAGAAACATTTTAGAGGAGTTTCCGATGCTCACATTCATCAGTTACGATCTCGTCTCCAGTCTATTCAGAAAGGATCACGTCAATTTCTGATTATCTTCAACAAATCAAGGAGATTTCTGATGCTTTAA